Below is a window of Aggregicoccus sp. 17bor-14 DNA.
TAGTGCGCGCGCGCGAGCCCGCCGCCGGTGAGCCACACCCGGTCCGCGTCCCCCGTCTTCGCGGTGGCGAGGTCGCCGGAGACGTCCCACGCCATGTCGCAGCCGCTCGCGCCCATGTAGCCCACGAAGGCCACGCCTGCGGGGCCGCCCGAGATGGAGATGGCCTGCTGCGGGGCGTTGAAGCTCTCGAAGCGGCTCGCGCCCTTGCGCAGCACCGAGATGACGCTGCCGCCGGCGACCCAGATGTTGCCGCCCGCGTCCGCGCTCACGCCGTACACGCGCGCGGGCACCCCTTGCGCGCCGGTGAGGAACTGCCAGCCCTCGGAGCCGGCCACGCGCGCCGCGCCCTTCACGTCCTCGGGCACCTGCGTGGCGTAGGTAGGCGGCGGGGGCGGCTGCGGCGGCTCGGGCGGAGGGGGCGGCGGCAGGGGCGGCACGGGCTCCGGCTGCGGCGCGGGCTGCGGCGCGGGCGCCGGCTGCTCGTCGGGAGGCGCCACCTGGGCGGGGTCCGCGGCGTCACAGCCCGCCCCCAGCACCAGCGCCGCCGCCATGGCGCACCCCACCCTGCCCACCCGTCCCCAGCGCAGCACTCGGCCCATGTCCCCTCCTGAGAGTCGCCGCATGGGCAGCAAGCGAGGTGCCACGCGCGCGCTCCTGGGAAGGCGCCTCGAGTGCGGAAGTGCCCTGCCCACCGCGGGGCAGCCGGCCTCCCCGGGTGGGAAGCGGAAGCAGACGGGCGTGCAGGCGCAGGTCCGGGCGGGGGCTCGCGCGAGGGGCCCGGGCGAAAGGGTGGGAAAGCCCCGCGCCGGCGACATATTGGGGGCAGCCCGGCCGTTTCCCGGGCCCACCCCCCCAGAGAGGACGGCAGGCGCGCATGGCAGTGAGGCTGGTGCTGGCAGGACGCTACGGCGGAGCAGCGGGGCTGCAGTCTTCGGGGCTCCCAGGGGCCTCGGCCGAGGACGCGCCGCTGCGGTGGCTCGAGCGCGTGCAGGTCTGGGTGGCGCAGCAGGCGGGCGAGCTGCTCGAGGGCGCGCGCATGGACTCGGACGCCCAGGGCCGGCCCGTGCTGCGGCTGCAGCTGCACCCGGCGGCCGAGGAGGTCTCGGTGGTGGCGGCCGGCCAGCACCGCGTGGTGGTGGTGGCGGACACGACGGCGGTGGGCCCCGGCTACCACCGCTACCTGTGCGAGCTGCTGCACCGGCTCGGCGGCGCCTTCTCGGTGGCGTGGGCGGATGCGCACGCGGACGAGGGCGTGGGCGACCCCACCGGCTACTTCCACACCGGGGACGCGGCGCCGCTCGAGGGGCACATGCTCGCGTGGCTCGCGGACACGGCCGGCAGCGTGCTCGCGCTGCGCTCGCTGGGCCACGCGAACCTCGCGCTCTCGCTGCGCCCCGGCCACGCCTTCGACCCGGGCGGCGCGGCGGTGCTCACGCCCATGGGCCCGCGCGACGAGGCCTGGGTGCAGGCGGTGCACGAGGACCCCGCGCGCGGGCGCGACGTGTTCCCCTGGTGGGAGGAGGGCACGGGCCCGCGGGTGCGGCTGGGGCGCGCGCTGAGCCGGCTGTGGACGGAGATGGTGTGGCGCCCGCCCCTGCTCGAGGAGGAGCGGCGCATGTTCCGCAGCGTGGCGCGGCTGCTCGAGAGCGCGTGGCGCGAGGACCCGAGCCTCGCCTACCCGTGGCGCGAGTGGCGCGAGCTGCTGGGCTTCCTCGGCGTGGGCGGCACGCTGGCGGAGGAGGTGAGCCGCCAGGCCCTGCAGACGCCCGAGGGCCCGCGCATCGGCTACCGGCGCGGCACGGTGCAGGTGACGCTGCCGCAGGGCTGGGCCATCCGCATCCCGGGCAGCCTCGCGGAAGCCGTGCTGCCGGACGGCAGCTGGGTGGCGCGAGACCACCGCCGCAGCGTGCGCGTGCTCGCCGAGCGCGGCCTGCCCGCAGCGCTGGAGCACGGCGGCGAGTACGAGCACAAGAACGCGCGCGTCACCGGCTACGGCGACGTGGTGGAGGAGGGCGACAGCGGCCGGCTCACCGCCCTGTGCGATGCGGGCGACCGCCGCGCGCTCTGCATCGTCACCTACGACGACCTGGACGAGAAGGCGTGGGCGCTGGAGACCTGGCGCACCCTGGACGTGGAGCGCAGCGCCGCTCCGGCTCAGCCTCGCCCGCAGTACCTGTCCTGAGTCACACGAGTCCCTGCACCCGCATGGACTCCACCGTGCGCTTCACCCCGTCCGCGAGCGGCACGGACGCATAGCCCAGCTCCCGCTGCGCCTTGCTCGCGTCGATGCGCACGTCCCACATCACGAACGAGAGCTGCCCGGGCGCAATCAGGGGCCGCAATCCGAAGAGGCGCGCGAGGGGCGCACTCGCCGCGGCAAACACCTTCGCCACGGGCGCCGGCAGCGTCGGAGGCGGCTTGTCGGGCCGCCCCGCGGCGAGCAGGGCCGCGCTCGCGAGCTCCCGGATGGAGGCATGCCCATCGGCGAGCAGGTACCGCTCCCCCGGCCGGCCGCGCTCTGCCGCCACCACGTGTGCCTCGGCCACCGCGTCCACGTAGGCCACGGGCACGCCGCCCGGAGGCAGCGCGGGCGCCTTGCCCTGCAGCACCTGCAGGAAGATGGAGTTGAGCCCCACGTGCACGGGGCTGGGGCCGTACACGGCGCCCGGATTCACGTAGACGAGCTCGAGGCCCTGCGCGCGCAGCTTCTCGGCCTCGGCCTCGGCGGCCACCTTGGAGCGCTCGTAGGCGGTGGGCTTGGGGACGGTGTCCAGCTGCGTCTCCACCAGCGTGCCGCCGCGCGGCGCGCCGAACACGTCCATGGTGGAGGTGTAGACGACGCGCTGCACGCGCGCAGCGAGCGCCGCCTGCAGCACGTTGCGGGTGCCCTCGCGGTTCACCCGGTCGAAGATGCGCGCGTCCGGCTGCCACTGCTCGGGGAGGCCCGCGGCGTGGAACACCCAGCGCGCGCCGGCGACCGCGGCGGGCAGCGTGTCCGGCTGGGTGACGTCGCCGCGCACCAGCTCCACGCCCGCGGGGACCACCTTCTGCGCGCGCGCAGGGTCGCGCACGAGGGCCCGCACGTGGTGTCCCCGCTCCCGCAGCACGCGCGCGATCGCGTTGCCGATGAGGCCCGTGGCCCCCGTGACGAGCACCTGCATGGCGTACCCCTCCGCTGCGAAAGCACCGGTTCTAGCACCCCGGGTGACCCTGGCGCAGGGGGGGCCGGAGGGGTCCCGGAGCGCTCCGGAGCCGGAAAATCGGCCCCGCAGGCGCCCCCTCCGAGGGCCATCCGTCCGCTGGAGATCACCAAATCGAGCGCCGGCACTGGGACTTTGCGTGAGGCCTGACTAGGCTGCGTCCGTCCTTCTGAGGAGGAACCGCATGACCCACGAGACCCGCATGCCCCCGGATGTGAGCGCTGCAAGCCCCGACACCACGAACGCCTCGGTGACCGAGAGCACCGGCACTGGCCCCACCTCGGGTGCGGCCGGCGGCGGCGCTGCGTCCGGCGAGGGCGCCGGCACGGGCACCGGCGGCAGCATGGGCGGCAGCCCCACGGCGGGCGCGGCCGGCGCGATCCAGTCCCCCACCCCCGCCACCGGCGCGGGCGCGGCGCCGCGCAAGCAGGCCGGCAAGGCGGGCCCCGCGGCGCGCAAGAGCCCCACGCGCGCGAAGAAGACGGCCACCCAGGGCGCGGCGAAGAAGGCTGCCG
It encodes the following:
- a CDS encoding NAD-dependent epimerase/dehydratase family protein translates to MQVLVTGATGLIGNAIARVLRERGHHVRALVRDPARAQKVVPAGVELVRGDVTQPDTLPAAVAGARWVFHAAGLPEQWQPDARIFDRVNREGTRNVLQAALAARVQRVVYTSTMDVFGAPRGGTLVETQLDTVPKPTAYERSKVAAEAEAEKLRAQGLELVYVNPGAVYGPSPVHVGLNSIFLQVLQGKAPALPPGGVPVAYVDAVAEAHVVAAERGRPGERYLLADGHASIRELASAALLAAGRPDKPPPTLPAPVAKVFAAASAPLARLFGLRPLIAPGQLSFVMWDVRIDASKAQRELGYASVPLADGVKRTVESMRVQGLV